Part of the Bifidobacterium sp. ESL0775 genome is shown below.
GTGCCACGGCGAGCCGTAGTTGGAGCTCAAAATCAGTATCCCCTCAACCAAGCCCCAGATGAAGGCGGCCACGGGGCCGAGGCCGAGCAGGATCCAGCCAAGCAGCGTCAGGAGCAACTGGGCCACGGCCTTGCCGTAGAAGCCCAGATAGAAGTTGTGCACGCCAAGCCACCCCAAGAAGATGCCCAGTAATCCCGCGGCCATCTTGCTGCGGGGCTGATAGCCATAAGGCAGGGGCTGGGGCTGGCCTGGCTGCGTATATTGCGGAGCGTAAGGCTGTCCGGGCTGGCCTTGCGGATAGCCGTTCTGGCTGGCATACGGCTGGCCGGCGCCGCCCGCGGCATAGCCGTAACCCGTTTGACCCGCCTGTGACTGGGCATAATGTGGCTGGCCGTAATTCGGTTGCGTATAGCCAGTTTGCTGGTAATTGGGTTGGCTATATGGTGCCTGAGGCGCCGGTTGCGGTTGCCCGGACGCGCCGTTTGGCCCATAACTGTTCTGCGGATACTGCTGGTTTTGGCCCTGATACTGGCCGTAAGGCTGCTGGTACTGGTTCTGGCCGCCGCCATTGCCGGGCTGAGGGGCGTTGAAACCTTGCCCTGAGCGCTGGTCAGGCTGGCCGTTGGGTGCATCTGGTGTGTTGTTCATGGTTTTAAGCTTAGCCCAAACAGTCGAGGCAATATGCGAAATGACTGGGAATTGGCTGTAAATCCTTTTCGCACCGCGAACAAAGGCATATAGACATATACGTTCGGGCGCACCCCTCTTGGAAAGTGCGCCCGAACGTAATACATCAATGCAGGCTTCGGCCGTGACTCACGCCCGACCTCGGCCGGATAGGTCAGATTCTATCCAATATGGCCTTGCCGACCTCAGCGGTGGTGCGTTGCTTCTGCCCGTTTTCGGCGATATCGGCCTCGACGACCTCCTCGATATGCTTGGCCGGCTCATCCATGCCAAGGTGACGCAACAGCATCGCTGTGGAGAGGATGGTGGCCGTCGGGTTGGCGATGCCCTTGCCGGCGATGTCGGGGGCGGAGCCGTGGATGGGCTCGAACATCGAAGGATACTCGTTGCTGGCGTTGATGCAGCCTGAAGCCGAATAGCCGACTCCGCCGACCACGGCGCCCGCCTCGTCGGTGATGATGTCGCCGAAGAGGTTGTCGGTCAGGATGACGTCGAAACGGCTGGGATCGGTGACCATGAAGATGGTGGTCGCGTCGATGTGCAGGTAGTCGTGGCTGACCTCGGGGTATTCTCGGCCGACCTCGTCGACGATGCGCTGCCACATGTCGCCGGCGTTAATCAAGACGTTCTTCTTATGGACCAAAGTGACGTGCTTCTTGCGCTTCATCGCCAGGTCGAAGGCGTAACGCACCACGCGCTCGACGCCGTAGGCGGTGTTGAGGCTGACCTCGGTGGCCACCTCGTGCGGGGTGCCCTTGCGGATGTCGCCGCCGGCGCCGCAATACAGGCCTTCCGTGCCTTCGCGCACGACGACGAAATCGATGTCACCGGGGTTCTTCAGCGGGGACTCGACACCCTTGTAAAGCTTGGAGGGACGCAAGTTGACGTACTGGTCGAGATCGAAACGCAGCTTCAACAGCAAGCCGCGCTCAAGCAAGCCGGCCGGCACATCGAGCCGGGGGTCGCCGATGGCCCCCAACAGAATGGCGTCGGTCTTCTTGATCCGCTCGAGGTCCTCGTCGGGCAGCACCGCCCCATCACGCACATAGCGTTGGGATCCAAGATCGAAGTCCTCATACTCGAAGTCGGCCACGCCCTCGGTGGCCTTCTCCATGACCTCTTGGGCCGGTGGAACGATTTCCTTGCCAATGCCGTCACCGGGGATGACGGCGATGTGATATGTCTTTTTAGTGCTCATAGCCGTGACAATAGTCGCGAAAATCACACTGTCCACTATATGGTCCGAAAAATGGACATTCCTATCCTGAATACAAAACCAGCAAAATATATCTATTTGCATCGTTTGCCGAAACAAACATGCTCCCCTCTTCTAAAGAGCGCGGAAATGTATAATTTCATACAAAAGAGCGCAAATATCCGATTTTCCCTCACAAATACATCCAACGCCACTACAATCAGAGGTAACGCTATTAACGTTTTTAGGCAAGGAGGCCTTGATTATGGTTAAATGGTTACGCACAAGCAAAAGCGGCATGATTGTCGCCACCATCGTCCGCATCTATCTCGCCATCGCGTGGTTGCAGGCCGGCTGGGAGAAAGTGGTGGGCTTCTGCACGGGAAAGTTCAGCGCGGCAGGCTTCATCCAGATGGGCATCAGCCACCCGGTTCCCGTTGAGGGGACGAGCGGCCCCGCTGAATACCCTTGGTACACCTGGTTCCTGCAGCATATCGCCATGCCTCAAGTCAACGTGTTCTCGTTCATGGTGGCGTTCGGCGAAGTCGCGGTGGGCTTGGGGTTGCTTTTCGGCACTCTGACCACAGCCGCCGCCTTCTTCGGCATGCTGATGAACTGGGCCTACGTCCTCTGCGGCGTCGTTTCTTCGGGCCCGATCGACATCATCTGCGAATTCATCATCCTGGTCGCCGGCTTGAACGCGGGCAAGATAGGTCTTGATCGCTGGATCATTCCTTGGCTGCGCAGCAAGATTCATTGGCTGGGCAATTCGGTCTTCGACGAGGAAAAGACCACTTGGCCGTTGCAGAAGGCCTGAGGCAACAACCAAAACAAGATATCGCATTCTCCGTGTCCGTATGACTGCAAAAAACGTAGTCATACGGACACATACTTTTATTCGTCAATACCCATCGCGTTCAGGCACCAGGCGTTTTCGTCGCTGACTTCCTGCCACTGTTTGTAACGGCCGGAAGTGCCGCCATGCCCGGCCTCGACCTCGATGCGCGCGATGGCGTCCACGCCCTGCGCTTGCAGACGGGCGACCCACTTGAGCGGTTCCACATAGAGCACGCGGGTGTCGTTCATCGACGTGGTGGCGAAGATCCTGGGATAACGCGAAGTGGCAGCATCGGGAACGAAGCCATCGGTATCTGGGCCGTCGGCATCGTGGCCTTCACCCTTTTGGTTCAAGGCGTTTTGGGCTTGTAGCGGTTTCTCGGATTCGTCATCGCCCTGCCAAGGCCCGAACGGCGCATTTTCATACGGCGAATACGACTTCATATAGTCGTAGACGGTTTTGTCGTGGAGCGGATCGCCCCACTCGTCCCATTCCGTGACCGTCAACGGCAGCGACGGATCGAGAATCGAGGTGAGCGCGTCCACGAATGGCACGTCCGCCTCGATGCCCGCGTAGCATTGCGGAGCCATGTTCGCCACGGCACCCATCAGCAGGCCTCCTGCGGAGCCGCCGTTACCGACGGTGCGTTTAGGATCTGCCAGCCCCGCCTGTTGCAAGGCTTTGGTGGCATCAACGAAATCCTCGAATGTATGACGTTTGTTAAGCCTGCGCCCCTGTTCGTACCAGGCGCGGCCCATCTCGCCGCCTCCACGGACATGCACCACGGCGTAAAGCACGCCACGGTCGAGCATGCTCACGCGAGCCACGGAGAAGCCCGGGTCGCTGCTGATCTCGTAGGCGCCGTAGCCGGTGATGAACAGCGGACCGGCGACAGGGCACGATTCATGGTTCTGCTTCAGCCCGGCATCATTCGATTCATCGTGACGTTCAGAAGTGCCCCCACCAAGCGAAACAGGACCACCATCAGCCGGACTTTCAGCAACATCCAGCAAGTCGATGCGGCTCAAATCGTCACCCAAGGCCGCCATGGCTTTACACCGATCCGGCCGCCAAACCAACGAGACCGGCACCAGCTCACCGTCTCGCACGCGCACCCAGACGCGCCGCTCGCGGTAGTTGGCGGCATCGAAACCGCCATGCACCTTCGCGCGCTTGAGCAGCTTGCTTTGGCCGGTGGCCACGTCAAGCTCGCGCAACTGTCCTGGTTGCGTATAGCTCGAGAACGAATAACGCATACGCGGCACG
Proteins encoded:
- a CDS encoding TM2 domain-containing protein; translation: MNNTPDAPNGQPDQRSGQGFNAPQPGNGGGQNQYQQPYGQYQGQNQQYPQNSYGPNGASGQPQPAPQAPYSQPNYQQTGYTQPNYGQPHYAQSQAGQTGYGYAAGGAGQPYASQNGYPQGQPGQPYAPQYTQPGQPQPLPYGYQPRSKMAAGLLGIFLGWLGVHNFYLGFYGKAVAQLLLTLLGWILLGLGPVAAFIWGLVEGILILSSNYGSPWHRDAKGVELRE
- a CDS encoding 3-isopropylmalate dehydrogenase is translated as MSTKKTYHIAVIPGDGIGKEIVPPAQEVMEKATEGVADFEYEDFDLGSQRYVRDGAVLPDEDLERIKKTDAILLGAIGDPRLDVPAGLLERGLLLKLRFDLDQYVNLRPSKLYKGVESPLKNPGDIDFVVVREGTEGLYCGAGGDIRKGTPHEVATEVSLNTAYGVERVVRYAFDLAMKRKKHVTLVHKKNVLINAGDMWQRIVDEVGREYPEVSHDYLHIDATTIFMVTDPSRFDVILTDNLFGDIITDEAGAVVGGVGYSASGCINASNEYPSMFEPIHGSAPDIAGKGIANPTATILSTAMLLRHLGMDEPAKHIEEVVEADIAENGQKQRTTAEVGKAILDRI
- a CDS encoding DoxX family protein, which gives rise to MVKWLRTSKSGMIVATIVRIYLAIAWLQAGWEKVVGFCTGKFSAAGFIQMGISHPVPVEGTSGPAEYPWYTWFLQHIAMPQVNVFSFMVAFGEVAVGLGLLFGTLTTAAAFFGMLMNWAYVLCGVVSSGPIDIICEFIILVAGLNAGKIGLDRWIIPWLRSKIHWLGNSVFDEEKTTWPLQKA